The following coding sequences lie in one Moritella viscosa genomic window:
- the mts1-U gene encoding putative type VI secretion protein VasV-1, PAAR domain protein, with product MLPAARATDMHICPMQTPAIVPIPHVGGPLLPLPSTVLIGNMPAATLGQPCICVGPPDSVVKGSATVLINSKPAARMGDTTAHGGVIIIGMPTVLIGG from the coding sequence ATGTTACCCGCAGCCAGAGCAACTGATATGCATATATGCCCAATGCAGACTCCAGCCATCGTTCCCATCCCGCATGTAGGAGGACCTTTATTACCTCTGCCTTCTACTGTTTTAATTGGTAATATGCCAGCCGCGACATTAGGTCAACCATGTATTTGCGTTGGGCCACCAGACAGTGTGGTCAAGGGTAGTGCTACAGTGCTTATTAACAGTAAACCAGCAGCTCGAATGGGTGATACTACCGCACACGGAGGAGTTATTATCATAGGTATGCCAACGGTCTTAATTGGCGGATAA
- the folD gene encoding bifunctional protein FolD, with protein sequence MTAQIINGKNISQQVRKNVAEEVATRTAQGLRAPGLAVILVGADPASQVYVGSKRRACEEVGFVSKSYDLERDSSQETLLALIDELNADTTIDGILVQLPLPEHIDTTVVLEHIRPDKDVDGFHPYNVGRLSQRIPALRPCTPKGIITLLESTGVDLHGLDAVVVGASNIVGRPMTLELLLAGCTTTTCHRFTKNLEEHVRRADLVVVAVGRPNFIPGEWIKKGAMVVDVGINRLENGKLVGDVGFEVAKENASFITPVPGGVGPMTVASLIENTLISCRDYHSK encoded by the coding sequence ATGACTGCTCAAATCATTAATGGAAAAAATATTTCTCAGCAAGTTCGTAAGAATGTAGCTGAAGAAGTGGCTACGCGTACTGCTCAAGGATTACGCGCCCCGGGTCTTGCTGTGATTTTAGTGGGTGCCGATCCGGCATCACAAGTATATGTTGGGAGTAAACGTCGAGCCTGTGAAGAAGTAGGCTTCGTTTCTAAATCTTACGATCTTGAAAGAGATAGCTCACAAGAGACTTTATTAGCATTAATTGATGAGCTAAATGCAGATACCACGATTGATGGAATATTAGTGCAGCTGCCTTTACCTGAGCATATTGATACCACTGTTGTGTTGGAACATATTCGCCCAGACAAAGATGTTGATGGTTTTCATCCTTATAACGTAGGTCGTTTATCACAGCGTATCCCTGCATTACGTCCTTGCACACCAAAAGGTATTATTACACTACTTGAATCAACAGGTGTTGACTTACATGGTCTAGATGCTGTTGTTGTTGGCGCGTCGAATATTGTTGGTCGCCCTATGACGCTTGAATTATTACTTGCAGGTTGTACAACGACAACATGTCACCGTTTCACTAAAAACCTAGAAGAGCATGTACGTCGTGCCGATTTAGTTGTAGTTGCAGTTGGTCGCCCTAACTTTATTCCAGGTGAATGGATCAAGAAAGGCGCAATGGTAGTCGATGTTGGTATTAACCGTTTAGAAAATGGCAAACTTGTTGGTGATGTTGGCTTTGAAGTAGCAAAAGAAAATGCTTCTTTCATTACCCCTGTACCAGGTGGTGTTGGTCCAATGACAGTTGCAAGCTTGATCGAGAATACCTTAATCTCTTGCCGTGATTACCATTCAAAGTAA
- the fkpA gene encoding peptidyl-prolyl cis-trans isomerase: MFKIISVIIGCALVFFLMQRMGGNKKQAAENIALGKEFLAANLEKEGVEVTASGLQSKVLTEGTGTEHPTGRSKVTVHYHGTLLDGTVFDSSVQRGEPITFGLNQVIPGWTEGVQLMVVGEKRRFFIPSRLAYGNRGAGSIQAGSTLIFEVELLIFK; this comes from the coding sequence ATGTTTAAAATTATTTCAGTGATAATCGGTTGTGCGTTGGTTTTTTTCCTTATGCAGCGCATGGGGGGGAATAAAAAACAAGCCGCTGAAAATATAGCATTAGGAAAAGAGTTCTTAGCTGCGAATTTAGAAAAAGAAGGTGTTGAAGTAACGGCGTCAGGCCTACAATCGAAAGTACTTACTGAAGGTACCGGCACTGAACATCCAACCGGTCGTTCTAAAGTGACGGTTCATTATCACGGTACATTATTAGACGGCACTGTGTTTGATAGCTCAGTACAGCGCGGCGAGCCGATTACATTTGGTTTAAATCAGGTTATTCCTGGTTGGACTGAAGGTGTGCAGTTAATGGTTGTCGGTGAGAAGCGTCGCTTCTTCATCCCAAGTCGTTTAGCGTATGGCAACCGTGGCGCTGGTAGTATCCAAGCGGGTTCAACACTTATTTTTGAAGTAGAACTGTTAATTTTCAAATAA